One Sphingomonas sp. FARSPH DNA segment encodes these proteins:
- a CDS encoding phytoene desaturase encodes MAKPRRAIVVGSGFGGLALAIRLQSAGVETTIVEARDKPGGRAYFWEKDGFTFDAGPTVITDPACLAELWALTGRDIADDVALEPVTPFYRLNWPDGTNFDYSNDDVALKQEIARLNPADVAGYAHFLDYAAGVYHEGYEKLGHVAFLDFASMVKAAPALAKYQAWRSVYSIVSKFVSDERLRQALSFHTLLVGGNPMTTSAIYALIHKLERDGGVWFARGGTNRLVAGLVSHFERIGGTLRLGDPVVQIETLGDRATGVACASGWRSDTDAVACNADIMHSYRDLLATSRSAQRTRARLERKRYSPSLFVVHFGIKGTWPGIPHHMILFGPRYKGLLEDIYDHGVLAEDFSLYLHHPTVTDPALAPEGHSTFYALAPVSHLGKFPVDWDEIGPILEKRILDEVGRRLIPDIHERIVTKFSYAPSDFASDLNAHMGSAFSLEPILTQSAYFRVHNRDDAIPNLFFVGAGTHPGAGIPGVVGSAKATAALMLEG; translated from the coding sequence ATGGCCAAGCCGCGCCGCGCCATCGTCGTCGGATCGGGTTTCGGCGGGCTCGCGCTCGCCATCCGGCTGCAATCCGCGGGCGTCGAGACGACGATCGTCGAGGCGCGCGACAAGCCGGGCGGCCGCGCCTATTTTTGGGAGAAGGATGGCTTCACCTTCGACGCGGGGCCGACCGTCATCACCGATCCCGCCTGCCTTGCCGAATTGTGGGCGCTGACCGGGCGCGACATCGCCGACGACGTGGCGCTGGAGCCGGTGACGCCCTTCTACCGGCTGAACTGGCCCGACGGCACCAATTTCGACTATTCGAACGACGACGTCGCGCTGAAGCAGGAGATCGCGCGCCTCAACCCGGCGGACGTCGCGGGCTATGCGCATTTCCTCGATTACGCCGCGGGCGTCTATCACGAGGGGTATGAAAAGCTCGGCCATGTCGCCTTCCTCGACTTCGCGTCGATGGTGAAGGCGGCGCCCGCGCTGGCGAAATACCAGGCGTGGCGATCGGTCTATTCGATCGTGTCGAAGTTCGTCAGCGACGAACGGCTGCGCCAGGCGCTGAGCTTCCACACCCTGCTCGTCGGCGGCAATCCGATGACGACCAGCGCGATCTACGCGTTGATCCACAAATTGGAGCGTGACGGCGGCGTCTGGTTCGCCCGCGGCGGCACCAACCGGCTGGTCGCAGGGCTGGTGTCGCATTTCGAGCGGATCGGCGGCACGCTGCGCCTGGGCGATCCGGTCGTGCAGATCGAGACGCTGGGCGACCGCGCGACGGGGGTCGCCTGCGCGAGCGGCTGGCGCAGCGACACCGATGCGGTCGCATGCAATGCCGACATCATGCACAGCTATCGCGACCTGCTCGCCACCTCGCGCAGCGCGCAGCGCACGCGCGCGCGGCTGGAGCGCAAACGCTATTCGCCGTCGCTGTTCGTCGTCCATTTCGGCATCAAGGGCACGTGGCCGGGCATCCCGCACCACATGATCCTGTTCGGCCCGCGCTATAAGGGCCTGCTGGAGGACATTTACGACCATGGCGTGCTGGCGGAGGATTTCTCGCTCTACCTGCACCATCCGACCGTCACCGATCCGGCCCTCGCGCCCGAGGGGCATTCGACCTTCTACGCGCTCGCGCCGGTGTCGCACCTGGGCAAGTTTCCGGTCGACTGGGACGAGATCGGGCCGATCCTGGAAAAGCGCATCCTCGACGAGGTCGGCCGCCGCCTGATCCCCGACATCCACGAACGGATCGTGACGAAGTTCAGCTATGCGCCGTCGGATTTCGCGAGCGACCTCAATGCGCACATGGGCTCTGCGTTCAGCCTGGAGCCGATCCTGACGCAGAGCGCGTATTTCCGCGTCCACAATCGCGACGATGCGATCCCCAATCTGTTCTTCGTCGGCGCGGGCACGCATCCGGGCGCCGGCATCCCCGGCGTCGTCGGCAGCGCCAAGGCGACCGCCGCGCTGATGCTGGAGGGGTGA
- a CDS encoding MgtC/SapB family protein: MHFTQTFDLHAYLDTLVSYAAALILGALIGAERQYRQRTAGLRTNALVALGAAAFVDLSQRLAGNAEAIRVIAYVVSGIGFLGAGVIMKEGMNVRGLNTAATLWCSAAVGAAAGTDMVAEAATLTVFVIAGNTLLRPVVNAINRIPLVGGVLEATYSVTVSTDPERAPAVRDLLVDHLELMRYPVADTDLVERTAEHVDIVATLVSTAAIDADLDAIVAHLAAHHGIDHATWEVQTHD, from the coding sequence ATGCACTTTACCCAGACGTTCGACCTTCACGCCTATCTCGACACGCTTGTCAGCTATGCCGCGGCGCTGATCCTCGGCGCGCTGATCGGGGCGGAGCGACAGTATCGCCAGCGGACCGCGGGGCTGCGCACCAATGCGCTCGTCGCGCTCGGCGCCGCCGCCTTCGTCGACCTGTCGCAGCGGCTGGCGGGCAATGCGGAGGCGATCCGCGTCATCGCCTATGTCGTCTCGGGCATCGGCTTCCTCGGCGCGGGCGTCATCATGAAGGAGGGGATGAACGTGCGCGGCCTCAACACCGCCGCGACGCTCTGGTGCTCCGCCGCGGTCGGCGCGGCGGCGGGGACCGACATGGTGGCAGAGGCCGCGACGCTGACCGTCTTCGTCATCGCGGGCAACACGCTGCTGCGCCCGGTGGTCAATGCGATCAACCGCATCCCCTTGGTCGGGGGCGTGCTGGAGGCGACCTATTCGGTGACGGTCAGCACCGATCCCGAACGCGCGCCCGCGGTGCGCGATCTGCTGGTCGATCACCTGGAACTGATGCGCTATCCCGTCGCGGACACCGATCTGGTCGAGCGGACGGCGGAGCATGTCGACATCGTCGCGACCCTGGTCAGCACCGCCGCGATCGACGCCGACCTCGACGCGATCGTCGCGCATCTGGCGGCGCACCACGGCATCGACCATGCGACGTGGGAGGTACAGACGCACGATTGA
- a CDS encoding TIGR00730 family Rossman fold protein — protein MKRLAIYCGSATPADPLYIDTARAIGATLAQRGIGVVYGGGRLGLMGAVADGALAAGGAVIGVIPQALVDAEVAHRGLTELHVVDGMHSRKAAFTDLSDGFVTIPGGTGTMDELWEALSWAQLGYHAKPVGLLNTAGYYDHLIAFWEKMGEVGFLRPQHRDLLIVGDTLDGLLDGMAAHVPTQPIVRMSHSDL, from the coding sequence ATGAAGCGCCTTGCCATTTACTGCGGGTCCGCGACCCCTGCCGACCCGCTCTACATCGACACCGCGCGCGCGATCGGTGCGACGCTGGCGCAGCGTGGCATCGGCGTCGTCTACGGCGGCGGGCGGCTGGGGCTGATGGGCGCGGTCGCCGACGGGGCGCTGGCGGCGGGCGGCGCGGTGATCGGCGTCATCCCCCAGGCGCTGGTCGACGCCGAGGTCGCGCACCGCGGCCTGACCGAACTGCACGTCGTCGACGGCATGCACAGCCGCAAGGCCGCGTTCACCGACCTGTCCGACGGCTTCGTCACCATCCCCGGCGGCACCGGCACGATGGACGAATTGTGGGAGGCGCTGAGCTGGGCGCAGCTGGGCTATCACGCCAAGCCGGTCGGCCTGCTCAACACCGCGGGTTATTACGACCATCTGATCGCGTTCTGGGAAAAGATGGGCGAGGTCGGCTTCCTGCGCCCGCAGCATCGCGACCTGCTGATCGTTGGCGATACGCTGGATGGGTTGCTGGACGGCATGGCGGCGCACGTGCCGACGCAGCCGATCGTCCGCATGAGCCACAGCGACCTTTGA
- a CDS encoding phytoene/squalene synthase family protein encodes MSGVGAAPSRDAIVATAHESIARGSKSFAAASLLFDRPTRERAWLLYAWCRACDDIADGQDHGHGMTVVDDAPARIAAMATLTDAALAGHTIGIPAFDALRIVAAETGLPARFAHDLIAGFRLDGDGWRPRTEDDLYLYCYHVAGVVGCMMAVIMGVAPDDEAVLDRACDLGMAFQLANIARDLSEDAAAGRCYIPQDWLAEFGVPHDDYMASAHRPALVAMARRMTDTGAAFEASARVGTRALSMRSAWAVLAAAHIYGAIGRTVAARGSAAWDRRVTTSKAEKLAFILRARGEAARRMDIAETPRPAGLWRRPR; translated from the coding sequence TTGAGCGGCGTCGGCGCCGCGCCTTCGCGCGACGCCATCGTCGCGACCGCGCACGAGTCGATCGCGCGCGGGTCGAAGAGCTTCGCCGCCGCAAGCCTGTTGTTCGACCGCCCGACGCGCGAGCGCGCCTGGCTGCTTTATGCTTGGTGCCGCGCGTGCGACGACATCGCCGACGGGCAGGACCACGGCCATGGCATGACCGTCGTCGACGACGCGCCCGCGCGGATCGCGGCGATGGCGACGCTGACCGATGCGGCGCTGGCGGGCCACACGATCGGCATCCCCGCCTTCGACGCGCTGCGCATCGTCGCCGCCGAGACCGGGCTGCCGGCGCGGTTCGCGCACGATCTGATCGCCGGCTTCCGCCTGGACGGCGATGGGTGGCGACCGCGCACCGAGGACGACCTGTACCTTTATTGCTACCACGTCGCTGGCGTCGTCGGGTGCATGATGGCGGTCATCATGGGCGTCGCGCCGGACGACGAGGCGGTGCTCGACCGCGCGTGCGACCTGGGGATGGCGTTCCAGCTCGCCAATATCGCGCGCGACCTCAGCGAGGATGCGGCGGCGGGGCGGTGCTACATCCCGCAGGACTGGCTGGCCGAATTCGGCGTGCCGCACGACGATTACATGGCATCCGCGCATCGGCCGGCGCTGGTTGCGATGGCGCGGCGGATGACCGATACGGGCGCCGCGTTCGAGGCGAGCGCACGAGTGGGGACGCGCGCGCTGTCGATGCGCTCGGCATGGGCGGTGCTGGCGGCCGCGCATATCTATGGCGCTATCGGACGGACGGTCGCGGCACGCGGGAGCGCGGCATGGGACCGGCGCGTGACGACGTCGAAGGCGGAGAAACTGGCGTTCATCCTGCGCGCGCGAGGCGAGGCGGCGCGACGGATGGACATCGCGGAGACGCCGCGGCCCGCGGGGTTGTGGCGGCGGCCGCGGTAA
- a CDS encoding ABCB family ABC transporter ATP-binding protein/permease → MPPDPTVQTRADQPLLPTLRRFLPYLWPAGQTALKARIVGAMLLVVVSKFVQVFGVSYSLKYAVDRLAAGDRSATTLIVLLVFGYAAARFGTTLFDNLRNAVFERVGQDATRRLAAAVFRHLHGLSLRFHLERRTGAVTKVVERGTKSIDTMLYFILFNIAPTILELALVLSIFGKSFGWQLVLATIAMVAAYIVFTRMVTDWRNALRARMNDLDTGAVAHAVDSLLNFETVKYFGAEEREARRYEAAVTAYAQAATKSENSLAWLNIGQALITNLMMGAGMAFVAWRWSQGQASSGDVVLVSTLLSQLFRPLDLLGMVYRTIRQGVIDMAAMFELIDTPADVVDAPGAAPLVVTSGHVRFEGVRFGYDADRGILNGLDLDVPAGATVAVVGPSGAGKSTLARLLYRFYDIGGGRITIDGQDIRDVTQASLRAAIGIVPQDTVLFNDTIGYNIAYGRAGDEGGADAAEVAAAARGAAIAGFIDRQPDGYATRVGERGLKLSGGEKQRVAIARTLLKNPPILILDEATSALDSRTEDEILGTLEAIERGRTTIVIAHRLSTIVHADRIVVLDGGRVRESGTHAELLQQGGLYAEMWARQAQERRTQALAAE, encoded by the coding sequence ATGCCGCCCGATCCCACCGTCCAGACGCGCGCCGACCAGCCGCTGCTCCCCACGCTCCGCCGCTTCCTCCCCTACCTCTGGCCCGCCGGGCAGACGGCGTTGAAGGCGCGCATCGTGGGCGCGATGCTGCTCGTCGTCGTCAGCAAGTTCGTCCAGGTGTTCGGCGTATCCTATTCGCTGAAATATGCGGTCGACCGGCTGGCCGCGGGCGATCGCAGCGCGACGACGCTGATCGTGCTGCTCGTCTTCGGCTATGCCGCGGCGCGGTTCGGCACGACGCTGTTCGACAATCTGCGCAACGCGGTGTTCGAGCGCGTCGGCCAGGACGCGACGCGGCGTCTGGCCGCCGCGGTGTTCCGCCACCTGCACGGCCTGTCGCTGCGCTTCCACCTCGAACGGCGCACCGGTGCGGTGACCAAGGTGGTGGAGCGCGGCACCAAGAGCATCGACACGATGCTCTATTTCATCCTGTTCAACATCGCGCCGACGATCCTCGAGCTCGCACTCGTACTATCGATCTTCGGCAAGAGCTTCGGCTGGCAATTGGTGCTGGCGACGATCGCGATGGTCGCGGCCTATATCGTCTTCACGCGGATGGTCACCGACTGGCGCAACGCGCTGCGCGCGCGGATGAACGACCTCGACACCGGCGCGGTCGCGCATGCGGTCGATTCGCTGCTCAATTTCGAGACGGTGAAATATTTCGGCGCCGAAGAGCGCGAGGCGCGCCGGTACGAGGCGGCGGTGACCGCCTATGCGCAGGCGGCGACCAAGTCGGAAAACAGCCTGGCGTGGCTCAACATCGGCCAGGCGCTGATCACCAACCTGATGATGGGCGCCGGCATGGCGTTCGTCGCGTGGCGCTGGTCGCAGGGGCAGGCGTCGTCGGGCGACGTCGTGCTGGTGTCGACGCTGCTCAGCCAGCTGTTCCGGCCGCTCGACCTGCTCGGCATGGTCTATCGCACGATCCGCCAGGGCGTGATCGACATGGCGGCGATGTTCGAGCTGATCGACACGCCCGCCGACGTCGTCGACGCGCCCGGTGCGGCGCCACTGGTCGTGACCAGCGGGCATGTCCGCTTCGAGGGCGTGCGGTTCGGCTATGATGCGGATCGCGGCATCCTCAATGGCCTCGACCTCGACGTACCCGCCGGGGCGACCGTCGCGGTGGTCGGTCCGTCGGGCGCGGGCAAGTCGACGCTCGCGCGGCTGCTGTATCGCTTCTACGATATCGGCGGGGGGCGGATCACGATCGACGGGCAGGATATACGCGACGTGACGCAGGCGAGCTTGCGCGCCGCGATCGGCATCGTGCCGCAGGACACGGTGCTGTTCAACGACACGATCGGCTATAACATCGCCTATGGCCGCGCCGGGGACGAGGGGGGCGCCGACGCGGCGGAGGTCGCCGCCGCCGCGCGCGGCGCCGCCATCGCCGGGTTCATCGATCGCCAGCCCGACGGCTATGCGACGCGCGTCGGCGAACGGGGCCTCAAGCTGTCGGGCGGCGAGAAGCAGCGCGTCGCGATCGCCCGCACGCTTCTCAAGAACCCGCCGATCCTGATCCTGGACGAGGCGACGAGCGCGCTCGACAGCCGGACGGAGGACGAGATCCTCGGCACGCTCGAGGCGATCGAGCGCGGGCGTACGACGATCGTCATCGCGCACCGGCTGTCGACGATCGTCCATGCCGACCGTATCGTCGTGCTGGACGGCGGCCGCGTGCGCGAGAGCGGTACGCATGCCGAGCTGTTGCAGCAGGGGGGCCTGTATGCCGAAATGTGGGCGCGCCAGGCGCAGGAACGCCGGACGCAGGCGCTCGCCGCCGAATAG
- a CDS encoding GNAT family N-acetyltransferase, producing the protein MTDVIDNRAAHRFELAVPGGTAIAAYTRRGDTIVFTHTEVPAALEGRGIGSRLIAGALAQVRAAGLKVVPACAFVAAYLRRHPDAADVV; encoded by the coding sequence ATGACCGACGTCATCGACAATCGCGCCGCGCACCGTTTCGAACTCGCCGTCCCGGGCGGCACCGCGATCGCCGCCTACACCCGGCGCGGCGATACGATCGTCTTCACGCATACCGAGGTACCGGCGGCGCTGGAGGGACGGGGGATCGGCAGCCGCCTGATCGCCGGCGCGCTTGCGCAGGTGCGCGCCGCGGGGCTGAAGGTCGTGCCCGCCTGCGCGTTCGTCGCCGCATACCTCAGGCGGCACCCCGATGCGGCGGACGTCGTCTGA
- a CDS encoding alpha/beta hydrolase, whose amino-acid sequence MLLIAVALAASVTGADIAAAGPQGPLKGTYVDAGKGAPVVLILPGSGPTDRDGNNPMGIKAAPYRLLAEGLAAQRVSTVRIDKRGAFASAGAVADGNAVTLDDYVRDTAAWIAVTRARTGARCVWLLGHSEGGLIALAAAAGGTRDICGLVLVATPGRPLGVVMKAQLRANPANAPLLAAADAAIDSLVAGKRVDPASLPAPLPMLFSAAVQGYLISVLGVDPAARAARVTLPMLIVQGTRDLQVSVADAQMLKAAAPRATLALLPDVNHVLKHVDGDARGANLATYADPNLPLAPGVVDTVAKFVSAPDRR is encoded by the coding sequence ATGTTGCTGATCGCCGTGGCGCTGGCCGCATCCGTCACGGGTGCCGATATCGCCGCCGCCGGGCCGCAGGGGCCGCTGAAGGGGACGTACGTCGACGCGGGCAAGGGCGCGCCCGTCGTGCTGATCCTCCCGGGATCGGGTCCGACCGATCGCGACGGCAACAACCCGATGGGGATCAAGGCCGCGCCGTACCGCCTGCTCGCGGAAGGACTGGCGGCGCAGCGCGTCTCCACCGTGCGCATCGACAAACGCGGCGCCTTCGCCAGCGCGGGCGCGGTGGCGGACGGCAATGCCGTGACGCTGGACGATTACGTCCGCGACACCGCCGCCTGGATCGCCGTGACGCGCGCGCGCACCGGCGCGCGCTGCGTCTGGCTGCTCGGGCATAGCGAGGGCGGGCTGATCGCGCTCGCCGCCGCGGCGGGCGGGACGCGCGACATCTGTGGGCTGGTGCTGGTCGCGACGCCGGGGCGGCCGCTGGGCGTGGTGATGAAGGCGCAGCTCCGCGCCAATCCGGCGAACGCGCCGCTGCTCGCCGCGGCCGATGCCGCGATCGATTCGCTGGTCGCCGGCAAGCGCGTCGATCCGGCGAGTCTGCCCGCGCCGCTGCCGATGCTGTTTTCCGCCGCGGTGCAGGGCTATCTGATCAGCGTGCTCGGCGTCGACCCGGCGGCACGCGCCGCGCGCGTCACGCTGCCGATGCTGATCGTGCAGGGAACGCGCGACCTGCAGGTATCGGTCGCCGACGCCCAAATGCTGAAGGCGGCGGCGCCGCGCGCCACGCTGGCGCTGCTGCCCGACGTCAACCATGTGCTGAAGCACGTCGACGGCGATGCGCGCGGTGCGAACCTTGCGACCTATGCCGACCCCAACCTGCCGCTTGCACCCGGGGTCGTCGATACGGTCGCCAAATTCGTCTCCGCGCCGGATCGGCGATGA
- a CDS encoding SdpI family protein, giving the protein MAYRGLKTASALVVAGMALVAALALHRLPPGTQLPTHWDMDGTVNGTMPAAAALFFGVGVTAAISLVLAAVPALEPLQDRMAASAPVYRAAWAGTLGLMAVVEAKIAAPAFGWDLPAMLPLAGAGLLLIVIGNVLPKSRPSFFVGIRTPWTLTDTDNWVATHRLGGRTMILGGVLLIAAAMLPVSADARMALLFAAIGVAVVPPVVFSWWFWRRRAVRG; this is encoded by the coding sequence ATGGCATACCGGGGATTGAAGACCGCATCGGCGCTCGTCGTCGCAGGGATGGCGCTGGTCGCCGCGCTCGCGTTGCACCGCCTGCCGCCGGGGACGCAATTGCCGACGCATTGGGACATGGACGGGACGGTCAACGGCACGATGCCCGCCGCCGCCGCATTGTTCTTCGGCGTCGGCGTCACCGCGGCGATCAGCCTGGTGCTCGCCGCGGTGCCCGCGCTCGAACCGTTGCAGGACAGGATGGCGGCGAGCGCGCCCGTCTATCGCGCCGCCTGGGCAGGGACGCTGGGGCTGATGGCGGTGGTGGAGGCGAAGATCGCGGCGCCGGCGTTCGGCTGGGATCTGCCCGCGATGCTGCCGCTGGCGGGCGCGGGGCTGCTGCTGATCGTCATCGGCAATGTGCTGCCCAAGTCGCGGCCCAGCTTCTTCGTCGGGATCCGCACGCCGTGGACGTTGACCGACACCGACAATTGGGTGGCGACGCACCGGCTCGGCGGGCGGACGATGATCCTGGGCGGGGTGCTGCTGATCGCGGCGGCGATGCTGCCCGTGTCGGCGGATGCGCGCATGGCGCTGCTGTTCGCCGCGATCGGCGTCGCGGTGGTGCCGCCGGTCGTCTTTTCATGGTGGTTCTGGCGGCGCCGCGCGGTGCGTGGCTGA
- a CDS encoding metalloregulator ArsR/SmtB family transcription factor, which produces MDTIFEALAHPTRRRILELLKGGGMSAGAIAERFDVSKPTMSGHFAKLRAAGLVQAETRGTSTIYTLNLSTLEEVMMAFMARLGVGAGDPAAGTAGRTQEDAWHTGD; this is translated from the coding sequence GTGGACACCATCTTCGAAGCCCTGGCGCATCCGACGCGCCGCCGCATTCTGGAACTGTTGAAGGGCGGTGGGATGAGTGCGGGTGCGATCGCGGAGCGGTTCGACGTGTCGAAGCCGACGATGTCGGGGCATTTCGCCAAGCTGCGCGCCGCGGGGCTGGTGCAGGCGGAAACGCGCGGCACCAGCACGATTTACACGCTCAACCTGTCGACGCTGGAAGAGGTGATGATGGCCTTCATGGCGCGGCTGGGCGTGGGCGCGGGCGATCCCGCGGCGGGGACGGCGGGCAGGACGCAGGAGGACGCATGGCATACCGGGGATTGA
- a CDS encoding electron transfer flavoprotein subunit alpha/FixB family protein, whose amino-acid sequence MKTLVWVEHDGAAVKDATLSAVTAAAKLGEVHLLVAGEGVDAVAQGAAKIAGVGKVHVADDAAYAHALAENVAPLVVELMGHHDAFVAPSTTTGKNVAPRVAALLDAMQISDILSVEGEDTFTRPIYAGNAIATVQTSDAKKVITVRGTAFEKAAADGGSATIEPVATTGDKGVSKFVGAEIAQNARPELTSAKIIVSGGRALQNGENFHALIEPLADKLGAGVGASRAAVDAGFVPNDYQVGQTGKIVAPEVYIAVGISGAIQHLAGMKDSKTIIAINKDEDAPIFQVADIGLVGDLFKVVPELTEKL is encoded by the coding sequence ATGAAGACTCTGGTTTGGGTCGAACACGACGGCGCCGCCGTCAAGGACGCCACGCTGTCGGCAGTCACCGCCGCAGCGAAGCTGGGCGAGGTGCATCTGCTCGTCGCGGGCGAGGGTGTCGATGCCGTCGCGCAAGGTGCGGCGAAGATCGCCGGCGTCGGCAAGGTCCACGTCGCCGACGACGCGGCCTATGCGCATGCGCTCGCGGAGAATGTCGCGCCCCTCGTCGTCGAGCTGATGGGCCACCACGACGCGTTCGTCGCGCCGTCGACCACGACGGGCAAGAACGTCGCGCCGCGCGTCGCCGCGTTGCTCGACGCCATGCAGATCAGCGACATCCTGTCGGTGGAGGGCGAGGATACGTTCACCCGCCCGATCTACGCCGGCAACGCGATCGCGACGGTGCAGACGTCGGATGCCAAGAAGGTCATCACCGTGCGCGGCACCGCCTTCGAAAAGGCGGCGGCAGACGGCGGATCGGCGACGATCGAGCCGGTCGCCACGACGGGCGACAAGGGCGTGTCCAAGTTCGTCGGCGCCGAGATCGCGCAGAACGCGCGGCCCGAGTTGACCAGCGCGAAGATCATCGTCTCGGGCGGCCGCGCGCTGCAGAACGGCGAGAACTTCCACGCGCTGATCGAACCGCTCGCCGACAAGCTGGGTGCGGGCGTCGGTGCCAGCCGCGCCGCGGTCGACGCGGGCTTCGTCCCCAACGACTATCAGGTCGGCCAGACCGGCAAGATCGTCGCCCCCGAAGTCTATATCGCCGTCGGCATCTCCGGCGCGATCCAGCACCTCGCCGGCATGAAGGATTCGAAGACGATCATCGCGATCAACAAGGACGAAGACGCGCCGATCTTCCAGGTCGCGGACATCGGCCTGGTCGGCGACCTGTTCAAGGTCGTGCCAGAGTTGACGGAGAAGCTCTGA
- a CDS encoding electron transfer flavoprotein subunit beta/FixA family protein, which produces MKVLVPVKRVLDYNVKPRVKADGTGVDLANVKMSMNPFDEIAVEEAIRLKDKGVTEIVVVSIGEPKAQETIRTALAMGADRGILVTSDEKVEPLGVAKILAKIVEEEQPQLVILGKQAIDDDNNQTGQMLAGLLGWGQGTFASKVELSADGVTVTREVDGGLETDTFTLPAIVTTDLRLNEPRYASLPNIMKAKSKPLAQKTAADYGVDVTPRLKTLKVVEPAKRSAGIKVADVDELVAKLHAMGIAK; this is translated from the coding sequence ATGAAGGTGCTGGTCCCGGTCAAGCGCGTGCTTGACTATAACGTGAAGCCCCGGGTGAAGGCGGACGGGACGGGGGTCGACCTCGCCAACGTCAAGATGAGCATGAACCCGTTCGACGAGATCGCCGTCGAGGAAGCCATCCGCCTGAAGGATAAGGGCGTCACCGAGATCGTCGTCGTGTCGATCGGCGAGCCCAAGGCGCAGGAAACGATCCGCACCGCGCTCGCCATGGGCGCCGACCGCGGCATTCTGGTGACCTCCGACGAAAAGGTCGAGCCGCTCGGCGTCGCCAAGATCCTCGCCAAGATCGTCGAGGAAGAGCAGCCGCAACTCGTCATCCTCGGCAAGCAGGCGATCGACGACGACAACAACCAGACCGGCCAGATGCTCGCCGGTCTGCTAGGCTGGGGCCAGGGCACCTTCGCGTCCAAGGTCGAGCTTTCGGCCGACGGCGTCACCGTGACGCGCGAGGTCGACGGCGGGCTGGAGACGGACACGTTCACGCTCCCCGCGATCGTCACCACCGACTTGCGCCTCAACGAGCCGCGCTATGCGTCGCTCCCCAACATCATGAAGGCCAAGTCGAAGCCGCTCGCGCAGAAGACGGCGGCCGATTACGGCGTCGACGTGACGCCGCGACTGAAGACGCTCAAGGTCGTCGAGCCGGCGAAACGCAGCGCGGGGATCAAGGTCGCCGACGTCGACGAGCTCGTCGCCAAGCTGCATGCAATGGGCATCGCCAAATAG